Sequence from the Catenuloplanes indicus genome:
GGAGGACGGCGTGTGGCGGGTGGTCGAGCTGGGTGACGGGCAGGTCAGCGACCGGCCGGGCGCGGTACCGGCGGAGGCGTTGATAGCGGCGCTGCTCGCGGGGTAACACTGTGCGATGAACACCCTCCAGCCCGAACCCGGGCCCGGCACCGACGTGCGCGAGCTGTTCCTCACCTACCTCGACTACTACCGGTCGTCGATCGCGGACACAGTGGCCGGCCTCTCCGAGGAGCAGCTCCGCGACTACCGGCTTCCCTCCGGCTGGTCACCGATCGAACTGGTCAAGCACCTGGTGCACATGGAGCGCCGCTGGCTCGTCTGGGGCGTGGCCGGTGCCGCCGTCACGGATCCGTGGGGGGAGAGCGCGGACGAGCGCTGGACCGTACGGCCGGACGAGTCGATCGACGACCTGCTGGCACAGCTGCGCGCGGGTGGCGCCGGCACGCGCCGGATCATCGGCAACCGCGCGCTGTCCGCGTCGTCCGCGACCGGTGGACGGTTCCCGAAGGGCAAACAGGCGCCGCCGAGCGTGGCCGCGGTGCTCTTCCACGTGCTGCAGGAGTACGCGCGGCACGCCGGTCACCTGGACATCGCGCGCGAACTGATCGACGCCGGTCAGCGTACTCGCAGCTCCAGCACGGAGTAGCCGTACCGGCTGTTGCGCGCGGTGGCGTACAGCCGGACGTAGCGGGCGACCGCGGGCTCGCGCACGGTGACCGTACCGCCGCTGCCGCCGGCCGTCCGGTAGAGCACGGTCCAGGTCCGGCCGTCCGTCGACGCCTCCACGCGGTACGCGGTCGCGTACGCGTGCTCCCAGGCGATCTGCACCTCGCGCACCGCCCACGCCTCGCCCAGGTCCACGGTCAGCCAGCCCGGATCGGTGAACGCGCTGCTCCAGCGCGTGCTCAGATCGCCGTCGACCGCGTTGGACGCCTTCCACGGGTCGCCCTCCACGCCGGAGACCTCGACCGGGCGGCGCAGCGCCAGGTTTCCCCCGCCCGGATTGGCCCGCCCGGCCGGCTTCGGTGGCGTCTTCTTCACCGCCGGTGCCTCCGGCGCCCCGCCGGACGCGCTCGGGCTCGCCGACGGGCTCGCGGAGGGGGTGCCGGACGGCGACGCGGACGGGGTTGCGGACGCCGGTGCCGGCGAGCCGGGGCCGGCCTCCGGCGGCACCCGCACCTCCACCGTGGTCACCGGCACCACCACACCGGCCCGGTCGGGACGCGGCGCGGACCTCGCCGCGACGAACACCGCCGTCGCGGCGGCCACGGCCAGCACGGCCAGCGCGCCTCCGATCATCAGCAGCGGCCGGCGGCGCCGGTCCTCCGCCGCGGGCGCCGCCGGGGCATCGTCCGGCGCCGGCGTCTCCGGTACGTCCGCCACCCGGCGCGGGAACATCGTGCGCAGCGCGTGCGCCCGGTCGGCCGCGTAACCGGCCCGATTCGCGTCGTCAGGTGGAACCGTCACGTCGTCGTGCCTCCGAGGTGCATCAATTGTCGCTTACGGTGGTATCAGCGCCGGTGTGGCGCGTTTCGTCACGGTCCGGCCGTACCGCCCCGCGCGGGTCACCGCGACGGTAGGAGCGCCGGGAGTCCGGCGGACAGCCCACCCGCTGCCCACCGGTGCTCATGCCGGTCCCAGGCGGATGGCAGATTCTTCTCAGCCGAGCCGGGTAAGAAGCCGGGATGGACGTGAAGACCTGGTGGGCGCGCAGGACCGATCGGCACGACTGGCTCGGTCTGCGGATGACGCTCGCGGCCGTCGCCGCCGCGCTGATCCTCATCCCGTTCTCGATGATCGCGATGCTGGTGGTGTCGCGCTGGGAACCGTTGCGCGCGCTCGACCAGCGGGTGGCGGAGGCGCTCTACACGTTCGTGCGGGCCCGGCCGGACTGGGTCGACGCGACGCAGACCTGGACCGACGTGTTCGCGCCGACGCCGCTGCGGATCACCGTGGTGCTGCTCGCCGTGCTGCTCTGGTGGCGCGGCGCGCACCGGGTCGCGCTCTGGGCGGTCACCACGATCGCGGCCGGTGGCGTGCTCGGTCTGCTGCTCAAGCTGCTGTTCGGCCGAGCCCGGCCGGAATGGCTGGACCCGGTGTCGTCCGCGCCCGGCTACTCGTTCCCGTCCGGCCACGCGATGACGGCCGCGCTCGCCCCCGCCGTGCTGCTGCTCATGCTGCTCCCGCTCACCGACCGCCTGCCGCACCGCGGTCTGGTCCGCGCCGTGCTGTGGGCCGGCGCGCTCGCGGTCGCGCTCGGCACCGGGCTCAGCCGTGTCGTGCTCGGCGTGCACTGGATGAGCGACGTCCTGGGCGGCTGGATCATCGGCATCGCCGTCGTCGCCGCCACCACCGCCGCGTTCGAGACCTGGCGCGGCGCCGCCCACCGCCCCCTGACCGAGGGTCTTCGCGAGGCCCAGCCGGCCGGCCGCTGACGGCGAGCGGCGGGCCGTGCGGTCGTCGTGCGGCCAGATGACGGACGGCGGGGTTTGATGTCGAGTGACGCCAGGGTATGGAATCGGCCATGTCACTCGCCGGAACCTGGGCCGTGGTGCGGCAGGCCGCCGCGCGGCTGGTGCTGCCCCTCGCCCTGCTCTACGCCGCGCTGGTCGGCCTGGGGCTGTTGATCACCCGCGTGCTGCACGACGACTGGCCGCTGACGCTCGAGGACGACGTCAACCGCCAGCTGGAGCAGGAGCGGGGCGGCACCGCCGACGCGGTGTCGAAGGTGTTCAGCACGCTCGCCGACACGCACACGGTCATCGCGATCACCGCGGTCGTCGCGCTCGTGCTGTTCCTGACCTCGCGGAACTGGCGCGAGCCGGCGTTCATGATCGGCGCGGTGGCGGCACAGTCGATCATCTTCGTGCTGACCACGCTGGTGATCGACCGGGAGCGCCCGGCCGTGGAACACATGGACGTGTCGCCGCCGACGTCCAGCTTCCCGAGCGGGCACACGTCGGCCGCGATCGCGCTCTACGTCGGCCTGGGGCTGGTGATGGCGTCCCGGTGCGTGACCCGGCGTGGGCGGTGGACCTGGCTGGCACTGCTGGTGGCGGTGCCGCTGGGCGTGGGGCTCACCCGTCTCTACCGCGGCATGCACCACCCGAGTGACCTGTTCGGCTCGATCGTCAACGCGGCCACGGTGCTGTTCATCATGGCGCGCGCGTTCCTGGACAAGACGGTCCACTGGGGGCGAGAGGCGGCCGGCGCGGTCCGGGACCGGATCGCGGCCAGAACCTGACCGCGCGCGGATCGGCGGCGGGGTGCACGAGGCGTGCGCCCCGCCTATTTTCGTTGCTCGATGGATCTGCGGGCCGCGCGCGTACTAGCGTGACACCTGAACGGCGGTTATATTGCACTGTCAGTGCACAAACTGCGGAGGGTGGGGCACCGATGGCGGAGCAGCAGCGGGTGGCGATCGTGACCGGGGCGGCGCGTGGAATCGGGGCGGCCACCGCGCTCCGGCTCGCCGCGGACGGGCTCGCGGTCGCGGTCCTGGACCTGGCCGAGACGGATGCGAAGGGCACCGCGGACGCGATCGTGGCGGCCGGCGGGCGGGCGCTCGCGATCGGCGCGGACGTGTCGGACGCCGCGCAGGTCACCGCGGCCGTCGACCGGGTCGCGGCCGAGCTCGGCCCGCCGGTCGTGCTGGTCAACAATGCCGGCGTGATCCGGGACAACCTGCTGTTCAAGATGACCGACGCGGACTGGGACACGGTGCTCGGCGTGCACCTGCGCGGCGCGTTCCTGATGACCCGGGCCGCGCAGGCGCACATGACGGCCGCGAAGTGGGGCCGGATCGTCAACCTGTCCAGCACGTCCGCGCTCGGCAACCGGGGCCAGGTCAACTACGCGGCCGCGAAGGCCGGCATGCAGGGCTTCACGAAGACGCTCGCGCTGGAGCTGGGACCGTTCGGCGTGACAGCGAACGCGGTCGCGCCCGGCTTCATCGTCACCGACATGACCGCGGCCACCGCGGCCCGGGTCAAGGTGCCGTTCGACGTCTACCAGGAGAAGGCAGCCGAGCAGATCCCGGTACGCCGGGTGGGCCGCCCGGAGGACGTCGCGCACACCATCTCGTTCCTCGCCTCCGAGGGCGCCGGCTTCGTCTCCGGCCAGGTCATCTACGTGGCCGGCGGCCCGCGTGACTGACGTCCGGGAGCTGGTCCGGGCGTTCCGCGCGTCGGCACCGACGGACGACCCGGTGGCGTTCCTGCGCGCCCGGTTCGACGCCGGGCTCGCCTGGGTGCACTACCCGGCCGGGCTCGGCGGGCTCGGCCTGCCGCGCGAGCAGCAGGCGATCGTGGACGAGGAACTGGCCGGCACACCGTCCAACGACCCACGCCGGATCGGCATCGGGCTCGGCATGGCCGCGCCCACGCTGCTCCGGCACGGCACCGCCGCGCAGAAGCGGCGGTTCCTCCGTCCGCTGTGGACCGGCGAGGAGCTGTGGTGCCAGCTGTTCAGCGAGCCGGGCGCCGGTTCCGACCTGGCCGGGCTGGCCACCCGCGCGGTCCGCGACGGCGACGGCTGGCGGATCACCGGGCAGAAGGTCTGGACGTCGATGGCGCACCGCGCCCGGTGGGCGATCCTGCTCGCCCGCACCGATCCGGACCTGCCCAAACACCGCGGCCTGACGTACTTCGTCTGCGACATGACCGCGCCCGGCGTGGACGTGCGGCCGCTGCGGCAGCTCACCGGCGAGGCCGAGTTCAACGAGGTGTTCCTGACCGACGTGTTCCTCCCTGACGACCTGCGGCTCGGCGCGGTCGGCGAGGGCTGGGCGGTCGCCCGGACCACGCTGATGAACGAGCGCGTCTCGATCGGCGGCGGCGCGCTGCCCCGCGGCGGCGGCCTGATCGGCGTGCTCACCGCGCTCTGGACCGGCCGGCCGGACGTGCGGACCGCCGCGGCGCACGACGAGATGATGCGGCTCTGGGTGGCGGCCGAGGCCGCGCGGCTGACCGGCGTGCGCGCCCGGCAGCAGCTCGCGGCCGGTGATCCCGGACCGGAGGGGTCCGCGGTCAAGCTCGCGTTCGCCGAGCTGGCGCAGCGGATCACCGGGCTGGAGCTGGAGCTGCGGGGCGCCGACGGGCTCCGGCACGACGACTGGACCATGCGGCGCGGCGAGGCGGTCGACTTCGAGGGACGGTCCCCGACGTACCGGTGGCTGCGTGCGAAGGGCACGTCGATCGAGGGCGGCACGTCCGAGATCCTCCGGAACATCATCGCGGAGCGGGTGCTCGGCCTGCCGGCCGAGCCGCGCACCGACACCACCGTCCCGTGGCGGGAGCTGCCCCGATGAACCTGCTGTACAGCCAGGACGAGGAGTCCTTGCGCGACTCGCTCCGTGCCCTGCTCCGCTCGCGCGCCGGGTCGCCGGACGACGGCTTCGACGCGCAGGTGTGGCGGCTGCTCGCGGCGGAACTGGGCGTGACCGGGCTGATCGTGCCGGAGAAGCTCGGCGGCGCGGGCGCGAGCCTGCGCGAGGCCGCGCTGGTGATGGAGGAGCTGGGCCGGTTCCTGACCCCGGTGCCGTACCTCGGCTGCGCGGTGATGGCGGTGACCGCGCTGCGGGTCGCGGGCGACACCACGGTGCTGTCGCGGATCGCGGACGGGTCGGCGTGCGCGGCGCTGGCGGTGCCGTTCGCCGGGCCCGGCGGCGACGTGCGGGTCACCGGTGGTACGCTGACCGGGCGGGTCGCGTCGGTGGCGGACGCACTGGCCGCGGACGTGCTGCTGGTGCCGGCCGGTGACGAGCTCTACGAGGTGGCCGCGGACGGGCCGGGCGTCACCCGTACCCCCGTGGTGTCGCTGGACGTCACTCGGCCACTGGTGGACCTGACGCTGTCCGCGGCACCCGGCCGGTCGATCGGCCCGGCACAGCCGGCGCTGGGCGCGGCGCGCACGGCCGGCGCCGCGCTGCTGGCGTCGGAGCAGCTCGGCGTGGCCGAGTGGTGCCTGGACAGCACCGTGGAGTACGCGCGGACGCGGATCCAGTTCGGCCGGCCGATCGGCTCGTTCCAGGCGATCAAGCACCGGCTGGCGGACGTCTGGGTGTCGGTGACGCAGGCCCGCGCGGTGGCCCGGTTCGCGGCCGGTGCGGTGTCCGGCGTGGAGCTGGACGGCGCCGAGCCGCGGCTGGCGGCCGCGCTGGCGCAGGCGCACTGCGGCCCGGTGGCGGTGCGGGCGGCGGAGGAGTGCGTGCAGCTGCACGGTGGCATCGGCTTCACCTGGGAACATCCGGCGCACCTCTACCTGAAGCGCGCCAAGACCACGTCGGTCGCGCTCGGCACCGCCGCCGCGCACCGCGGGGAACTGGCCGGGCTGCTCGGCCTCACGCCCGCCGGGACGCCGTGACCACCAGCGTGGTGACGTGCACGGTGACCACGCCGTCGATCGCCGCGCCGATCCGGTCGAGCAGCGGGCGCAGCCGGTCCGGGGGCAGGCGGGTGTAGAAGCCCTGGGTCGGCACCAGGTCCAGCCACTCGTCGCGGGTGTAGCGGCGTGCCGACTCGAACCGCCACTCCTCCGGTTCGGTGAAGGCCGCCGCGGCGCGGAGCCCGTCCGCGGCCGTCGCGCCCATCGCCGCGTAGGCCTCCGCCGCGGAGGCCGGCAGGCGCGGCAGCTCGGGCAGTACCTCCGCGTTGACCCGCGCGAACGTCTCGGCGACCGCGGGTTCCGGCTGCATGCCGTTCCAGAACAGCGCGATCCGCCCGCCGGGCCGCAGCACCTCGGCCGCGCGCCGCGCACCGGCGACCGGGTCGACCCAGTGCCAGGCCTGGCCCGCGACGACCAGATCGACGGTACGGCCGTGCGGCTCCCAAGCCTCGAACGTCGACTCGTCCACCTCGATGCCGTCGCGGCGGGCCAGTGCGGCCATCCGCGGGTCCGGCTCGACGCCGTGCACCCGGCAGCCGGCCCGGAGGAACGGACGCGAGGAGATGCCGGTGCCGCAGCCGACGTCCAGCACGTCCGGCCGCTCTCCGGGCGTGGCCTCCAGGACGGCCCGGACCATCGCGCCGGGGTAGCCGGGACGGGCTCGGTCGTACCGTGTGGCGTCGTTGCCGAAGGATTCCGCGACCTGCCGATGTTCGTGAGTGGGCATGTGCCCACAATAGTGGGCACATGCCCACTTGGTTGGCCGGTAATCTGACACCGTGCCGACCGGTGTGGCGATTCGCGACGTGCGCGAGCACCTGTTCGCCGCCGCCGAGCGGATCCTGGTCCGGGACGGCGCCGCGGCGCTGACCAGCCGTGCCGTCACCACCGAGGCCGGTGTCGCCAAGGGCGTGCTGCACCGGCACTTCCCGGATTTCGACGGCTTCCTCGCCGATCTGATCGACGACCGCATCGCCGCGCTGGCACCGCGCGCCGCCGCGCTGCGGGAGTCGGTCGGCACCGGCACCGTGGTGGGCAACCTGGCCGGCGCGATGACCGCGCTCTTCAACTCCGTCGCGGTCGCGCTGATCGGTCTGATGATCTTCCGGGACGACCTCCGCGCCCGGCTCCGCGCCGCGCACCCGGGCGGCGTTCCGCTGCTCGCGGACGCGGTCGCGATGATCGCGTCCTATCTGGCGCTGGAACGCGACGCCGGCCGCCTGGCCCCGGACGCGGACCCGCAGATGCTCGCGTACACGCTGATCGGCTCCGGCCACCTGCTGTCCGCCGGCCGCCGCACGTCCCCGCCGGACGAGCACGAGGTCTCCCGCATGATCACCGCGGTCGTCGCCCCGTCGCTGCGCTGAATCCAACCTGGGACCGGCGGTCCGTGGTAGCGGTCCGCGTCTCCGGCCAGTGTGGAGGCACCTCAGCCGGGCCGGGGACGTCCCGCCCGGTGTGCGACCCGGGAGAAGCGTATGGATTCGCGAGACGTGTCGGGTGTGTCCCGGCGAGGGGTTCTGGGCGGTGGCGCCGCGCTCGCGGCGGTGCCGCTGCTGGGCCCGGGTGCGGCCTCCGCGGCGGCCGCGCCGGAGCTCGAGGCGGCCGGCGAGACGGTCGTGACCGTGCGGATGACGGTCAACGGCGAGCCGCGCACGGTCGAGCTGGACCCGCGGGTGACGCTCCTCGACGCGCTGCGTGAGCGGCTGGAGCTGACCGGTACGAAGAAGGGCTGCGACCGCGGCCAGTGCGGCGCGTGCACCGTGCACGTGGACGGCCGCCGGGTGCTGTCCTGCCTGACGCTGACCGCGGCGACCGAGGGCTGCGCGGTCACCACGATCGAGGGCCTGGCGCAGGGCGAGAAGCTGCACCCGATGCAGCAGGCGTTCGTGGAGCGGGACGGCCTGCAGTGCGGCTTCTGCACGTCCGGCCAGATCATGTCCGCGGTCGCGATGGTGCGCGAGGGCCGCGCCGCGACCGACGACGAGATCCGCGAGCGGATGTCCGGCAACATCTGCCGGTGCAGCGCGTACCCGTCGATCGTCGAGGCGATCAAGGACGCGCAGAAGGTGATGCGCTGATGCGGGGATTCACGTTCTCCCGGCCGGCGTCGGTCCGCGACGCGCTGGCACAGGCGGGGCCCGGCACCGCCTTCCTGGCCGGCGGCACCACGCTGGTCGACCTGATGAAGCTCGACGTGATGGGCCCCGGCCGGGTACTGGACATCAACCGGCTGCCGCTGCGCGGCATCACACTGGACGCGGACGGCCTGCACATCGGCGCGCTGGACCGGATGAGCGACGTCGCCGCGCACCGGATCGTGCGCACGGACTACCCGGTGATCGCCGAGGCGCTGGAGCTGAGCGCGTCCGGGCAGCTGCGCAACATGGCCAGCATCGGCGGGAACCTGTTGCAGCGCACCCGGTGCGGCTACTTCCGGGACGTCGCGTCACCGTGCAACAAGCGGGAGCCGGGCAGCGGCTGTGCGGCGCTCACCGGCGTGAACCGCGGGCACGCGATCCTCGGCACCAGCGACTCGTGCATCGCCACCCACCCGAGCGACCTGGCGGTGGCACTGGTCGCGCTGGGCGCGGGCGTGCACCTGGCGTCGGCGCGCGGGACGCGGACCGTGCCGCTGGACGCGTTCTACCAGCTGCCCGGCAGCACACCGCAGATCGAGAACGCGCTGCGGCCGGGCGAGCTGATCACCGGCGTGACCGTGCCCCGGTCCCGCTGGGCGGCGCAGTCGGTCTACCTCAAGATCAGAGACCGGCAGTCGTACGAGTTCGCGCTCGCCTCCGCGGCCGTCGCGCTGGAGGTGCGCCGCGGCACGATCGTCGCGGCCCGGATCGCGGTCGGCGGCGTGGCGACCCGCCCGTGGCGGCTGACCGCGGTGGAGACCGCGCTGGCCGGCAGGCGTGCCACGGACGAGGTCTTCGAGGCCGCGGCCGCCCGGGCCGCGGACGGCGCGCAACCACGGGAACACAACTCATTCAAACCCGCACTGCTCCGGCGTACGGTCGTCCGGGCGCTGACCGTGCTGCGCGAGCGTGGCCATGCTTGAGCTGGCACCGGCACTGGCCGGATCCACCGAACCGTTCGCCGCCGCGACGGTGGTGAGCGTGCGCGGCAGTGCGCCCCGGCAGCCCGGCGCGTCGCTGGTGGTGACCGCGGACGGCGCGATGCTCGGCAACGTCTCCGGCGGCTGCGTCGACGCCGAGGTCTACCAGGCCTGCCAGGAGATGCTGACCGGGGACGCCGCACCGCGGGTGCTGCGGTTCGGGTACGGCGACGACACGGGCCTCGCGGCCGGCCTCACCTGCGGCGGCACGATCGAGCTGATCCTGCGCCGCTACGACCTCGGCGCGGAGCCGGAGCTGGCGGCCGCGCTGGCCGCCGCCGCGCGGGACGAGCCGGTCGTACTGTCCACAGTGGTGCGGGGCCCGGATCTCGGGCGGGTGACCGTGCGGGCGGAGGACGGGCCCGGCGTGCTGGTGGAGCGGCACGCGCCGGCGCCGCGGCTGCTGGTCTTCGGCGCGATCGACCACGCGGCCGCGCTGGCTCAGGTCGGTGCGTTCCTCGGCTACCGGGTCACGGTCTGCGACGCGCGGGCCACGTTCGCCACGGCGGAGCGGTTCCCGCACGCGGCCGAGGTGGTCGTCGACTGGCCGCACCGCTACCTCGCGGCGCAGCGGGTCGACGCGCGCACGGCGATCTGCGTGCTCACCCACGACCCGCGCTTCGACGTGCCGCTGCTCACCGCGGCGCTGCGGCTGCCGGTCGCGTACGTCGGGGCGATGGGCTCCCGGCGCACCCACGAGGACCGGCTGACCCGGCTGCGCGCGGCCGGCCTGACCGACGCCGAGCTGGGCCGGCTGCACTCGCCGATCGGACTCGACCTCGGCGCCCGGACCCCGCCGGAGATCGCGCTGTCGATCGCGGCGGAGATCGTCGCGCAGCGGCGCGGCGGGGCCGGCGTGCCGCTGCGCACGGGCGTGCCGCTCCACCACCTCGACCGCGGAGTCGGCATCCTCCTCCAGGATCAGGGGACACGATGACGGTCGCCCCGGCCGGCCGCGACAGCCACCGGGCCGAGGGCCGCACGTAGGTCACCGGCGCCACGACGAACCGCTGGTGGACGGCGCGGGATATTGATGATTCCGTGTCATGTCAGAGGTATTGACGTCGCGTTGCACGAATATACACTCCCAGTGTAATTACCTCGGCCGGCCCGTCGCACGGGCGACGACCGCTCGGCGAGGTGCTGGGCGAGGTGACCAATGGGCGCACCACCGCACAACGCACCACCGCACAACGCACCACCGTCACACCAGGGGCTCGAGCTCGCCGGGGTCGGCGTGCGCTTCGGCGGGCTCACCGCGCTGGACGACGTCTCACTGACCGTGCCGCCCCGCCGGATCGTCGGCGTGATCGGGCCGAACGGCGCGGGCAAGACCACGGTGTTCAACGTGATCTGCGGCTTCGTGGTGCCGCACACCGGCACGCTGACGCTCGGCGGCCGGCCGCTGCGCCCGGCACCGCACCGGCTCAGCCGGGCCGGGATCGCGCGCACGCTGCAGGGCGTCGGGCTGTTCGCCGGTCTCACGCTCGCGGAGAACGTGATGACCGGCGCGCGGGCCCGGTCCGGGTTCGTCTCGTCGCTGCTCGCCACGCCGCGGGCCGCGCGGGACGAGCGGCGGCTGCGTACGGAGGCGGTCGCGCTGCTGGACAGCCTGGACATCGCACGGTACGCGGACGCGCTCCCCGCCACGCTGCCGTACGCGATCCAGAAGAAGGCCGGGCTGGCCCGCGCGCTCGCCGCCCGCCCGCACCTGCTGCTGCTCGACGAACCGGCCGGTGGCCTCGGCGCGGAGGAGATCGACGAGCTGGCCGCGCTGATCCGTGACCTGCCGGCGAGCGCGGGCACGGCCGTGCTGCTCGTCGAGCACCACATGGACCTGGTGATGTCGGTCTGCGACGAGATCGTCGTGCTGGACTTCGGCCGGGTGGTCGCGACCGGCACGCCGGACCAGGTGCGCGGCGATCCCGCGGTCGCCGCGGCCTACCTCGGCACCGAGGCGATCGCTCCCGGCGACGCCGGCCCGGTGCCGGACTCCGGCGACGCCCGGCCCCCGGCCGGCGGGCCGACCGGCGGCGCCACGACCGCCGGGCGGCCGCCCGATCCGCCGCCGGGCGGGCCGGGCGACGGCGTGGTGGCGCTCCGATGACCGCGGCCACCGAGTCCTCGCCGGGACCCCGGCACGCCGCCCCCGAGGAGCCGCTGCTCCGGATCCAGGGCCTCACCGCCGGGTACGGTGCCGCACCCGTGCTGCACGACGTGACGCTCACCGTGCCGCCCGGCGCGATCGTGGCCGTGCTCGGCGCGAACGGAGCGGGGAAGACCACGTTGCTGCGTACCGTGTCGGGGTTGTTGCGGCCGTCCGCCGGGACGGTCCGGCTGTCCGGTGCGGACCTGGCCCGCGTCCCGGTCGAGCACCGGGTCCGGCGCGGCATGGCGCACGTGCCGGAGGGCCGCGGCGTGGTCGCGGAGCTGACCGTGGACGAGAACCTGCGGCTCGGTGGCCTGTGGCGGACCGACCGCCGGGACGCCCGCCGCGCGCTCGACGAGGTCTACGCGCTGTTCGAACCGCTCGCCCGGCGGCGCGGGCACGCCGGGCACCAGCTGTCCGGCGGCGAGCGCCAGATGCTGGCGGTCGGCCGCGCGCTGGTCGCCCGCCCGCGGCTGCTGCTGCTCGACGAGCCGTCGCTCGGCCTGGCGCCCAGGGTCACCGCGCAGCTGATGGGCCTGCTGGCGAGCCTGCGCGACGACACCGGGCTGGCCGTGCTGCTGGTCGAGCAGAACGTGCGCAGCGCGCTCTCGGTCGCCGACCGGGGCGTGGTCATGTCCCTCGGCCGGGTGGTGCGCGA
This genomic interval carries:
- a CDS encoding XdhC family protein, with the translated sequence MLELAPALAGSTEPFAAATVVSVRGSAPRQPGASLVVTADGAMLGNVSGGCVDAEVYQACQEMLTGDAAPRVLRFGYGDDTGLAAGLTCGGTIELILRRYDLGAEPELAAALAAAARDEPVVLSTVVRGPDLGRVTVRAEDGPGVLVERHAPAPRLLVFGAIDHAAALAQVGAFLGYRVTVCDARATFATAERFPHAAEVVVDWPHRYLAAQRVDARTAICVLTHDPRFDVPLLTAALRLPVAYVGAMGSRRTHEDRLTRLRAAGLTDAELGRLHSPIGLDLGARTPPEIALSIAAEIVAQRRGGAGVPLRTGVPLHHLDRGVGILLQDQGTR
- a CDS encoding ABC transporter ATP-binding protein; translated protein: MGAPPHNAPPHNAPPSHQGLELAGVGVRFGGLTALDDVSLTVPPRRIVGVIGPNGAGKTTVFNVICGFVVPHTGTLTLGGRPLRPAPHRLSRAGIARTLQGVGLFAGLTLAENVMTGARARSGFVSSLLATPRAARDERRLRTEAVALLDSLDIARYADALPATLPYAIQKKAGLARALAARPHLLLLDEPAGGLGAEEIDELAALIRDLPASAGTAVLLVEHHMDLVMSVCDEIVVLDFGRVVATGTPDQVRGDPAVAAAYLGTEAIAPGDAGPVPDSGDARPPAGGPTGGATTAGRPPDPPPGGPGDGVVALR
- a CDS encoding ABC transporter ATP-binding protein, with product MTAATESSPGPRHAAPEEPLLRIQGLTAGYGAAPVLHDVTLTVPPGAIVAVLGANGAGKTTLLRTVSGLLRPSAGTVRLSGADLARVPVEHRVRRGMAHVPEGRGVVAELTVDENLRLGGLWRTDRRDARRALDEVYALFEPLARRRGHAGHQLSGGERQMLAVGRALVARPRLLLLDEPSLGLAPRVTAQLMGLLASLRDDTGLAVLLVEQNVRSALSVADRGVVMSLGRVVRDADAAELRDDDALRHAYLGF